In one Sphingobium indicum B90A genomic region, the following are encoded:
- a CDS encoding PilZ domain-containing protein — protein MQPRSRHRITVDIPVVVTTVLDSMDGTIVDLSEGGAQVAGCGLPVRSQCQIDYEGHVVFGTVQWSEEDRMGIRFPYELADGPLFDRLEIARAARLTPTALQPRTLGARPAGGFGRRFG, from the coding sequence ATGCAGCCGCGCAGCCGTCATAGAATAACGGTCGATATACCAGTCGTGGTGACGACGGTGCTCGACAGCATGGACGGAACGATCGTCGATTTGAGCGAAGGCGGCGCGCAGGTCGCGGGCTGCGGCCTGCCGGTGCGCAGCCAGTGCCAGATCGACTATGAGGGCCATGTCGTGTTCGGCACGGTGCAATGGTCCGAAGAGGACCGCATGGGCATCCGCTTCCCCTATGAACTGGCCGACGGGCCGCTGTTCGACCGGCTGGAGATTGCGCGGGCGGCGCGGCTGACCCCCACGGCCCTTCAACCCCGGACTTTGGGCGCTCGTCCCGCCGGCGGTTTCGGACGTCGTTTCGGCTGA
- a CDS encoding lysine--tRNA ligase has translation MTVSEIIRTAAQASKAWPYEEARKLLKRYQNGAPEKGHVLFETGYGPSGLPHIGTFNEVLRTTMVRNAYHALSDIPTRLIAFSDDMDGLRKVPDNVPNQAMLAQHLGKPLTQVPDPFEKFESFAHHNNAMLREFLDRFGFDYEFVSATERYRSGAFDDALKNVLRHYRDIMDIMLPTLRKERQATYSPVLPISPKTGIVLQVPVEVIDADHGIVRFEDEGDVIEQSILSGGAKLQWKVDWAMRWVALGVDYEMAGKDLIDSVTQSSKICRALGARPPEGFNYEMFLDEKGEKISKSKGNGLSLEQWLTYGPQESLAFYAYREPKKAKQLHMGVIPRAVDEYWQFRGNYPNQPVEQQLGNPVHHIHDGKPPEGRLPVTFGLLLNLVGVMGDASREQVWGYLQNYVADANAQSYPELDALIGHALAYHRDFVAPTLRRRAPTDSEAAALRRLDAELAALPEGATAEDIQNIVYAIGKDEAYGFAELRDWFKALYQTLLGADQGPRMGSFIALYGVENSRRLIAEALAA, from the coding sequence ATGACCGTGTCCGAAATCATCCGCACCGCCGCGCAGGCGTCCAAGGCCTGGCCCTATGAGGAAGCCCGCAAGCTCCTGAAGCGCTATCAGAACGGCGCGCCCGAAAAGGGCCATGTGCTGTTCGAAACCGGCTACGGCCCGTCGGGCCTGCCGCATATCGGCACGTTCAACGAAGTGCTGCGCACCACCATGGTCCGCAACGCCTATCATGCGCTGTCGGACATCCCCACCCGCCTGATCGCGTTCAGCGACGACATGGACGGGCTGCGCAAGGTGCCGGACAATGTCCCCAACCAGGCGATGCTGGCGCAGCATCTGGGCAAGCCGCTGACGCAGGTGCCCGACCCGTTCGAAAAGTTCGAGAGCTTCGCGCATCACAACAACGCCATGCTGCGGGAATTTCTCGACCGCTTCGGCTTCGATTACGAGTTCGTCTCCGCCACGGAACGCTACAGGTCCGGCGCGTTCGACGACGCGCTGAAAAACGTCCTGCGCCATTATCGGGACATCATGGACATCATGCTGCCGACCCTGCGCAAGGAACGGCAGGCGACCTATTCCCCGGTCCTGCCGATCAGCCCGAAGACGGGCATCGTGCTGCAAGTGCCGGTGGAGGTGATCGACGCCGACCATGGCATCGTCCGCTTCGAGGATGAGGGCGACGTCATCGAACAGTCGATCCTGTCGGGCGGCGCGAAGCTGCAATGGAAGGTCGACTGGGCGATGCGCTGGGTCGCGCTGGGCGTCGATTATGAGATGGCGGGCAAGGATCTGATCGATTCCGTCACCCAGTCGTCGAAAATCTGCCGCGCGCTGGGCGCCCGCCCGCCCGAAGGCTTCAATTACGAGATGTTCCTCGACGAAAAGGGCGAGAAGATCTCCAAGTCCAAGGGCAACGGCCTCAGCCTGGAGCAATGGCTGACCTATGGCCCGCAGGAGAGCCTGGCCTTCTACGCCTATCGCGAGCCGAAGAAGGCCAAGCAGCTCCACATGGGCGTCATCCCCCGCGCCGTGGACGAATATTGGCAGTTCCGCGGCAATTATCCGAACCAGCCGGTCGAACAGCAGCTGGGCAATCCGGTCCACCACATCCATGACGGCAAGCCGCCGGAGGGCCGCCTGCCGGTGACGTTCGGCCTGCTGCTGAACCTGGTCGGCGTGATGGGAGACGCCAGCCGCGAACAGGTCTGGGGCTATCTGCAGAACTATGTCGCGGACGCCAATGCGCAAAGCTATCCGGAACTGGACGCGCTGATCGGCCACGCGCTCGCCTATCACCGCGATTTCGTCGCCCCGACGCTCAGGCGCCGCGCTCCCACCGACAGCGAGGCCGCCGCCCTGCGCAGGCTGGACGCGGAACTCGCCGCCCTGCCGGAAGGCGCCACGGCGGAGGACATCCAGAACATCGTCTACGCCATCGGCAAGGACGAGGCCTATGGCTTTGCCGAACTGCGCGACTGGTTCAAGGCGCTCTACCAGACGCTGCTCGGCGCGGACCAGGGGCCGCGCATGGGCAGCTTCATCGCGCTCTACGGCGTGGAGAACAGCCGCCGCCTGATCGCGGAGGCGCTGGCCGCCTGA